The proteins below come from a single Streptomyces spongiicola genomic window:
- a CDS encoding cysteate racemase, producing the protein MPEPGPVSAPAPTPAGTLGVLGGMGPAATAEFLRLLAARVPAADDQHHPRIVMLSDPSVPDRSTALLEGGDAPLPAIRKGLATLARWGADLLAVPCNTAHVYIDRIRAELPVPVVHIVDATLRAAMALSPEGGWLAATTGTVASGLYQRRAAELGYRLAVPGPAVRARIHHAAVLVKAGRTDEGGRLLASAVRPLWREERLPVLTACTELPLAYDASGLPAAATVSSLDALATACVDALYPAPARPSSRAAGLTAAA; encoded by the coding sequence GTGCCCGAGCCCGGACCGGTTTCGGCGCCGGCGCCGACGCCCGCCGGGACACTCGGTGTCCTCGGCGGGATGGGGCCCGCCGCGACAGCCGAGTTCCTGCGGCTGCTCGCCGCCCGGGTGCCGGCGGCGGATGACCAGCACCATCCCCGTATCGTCATGCTGTCCGACCCGTCGGTCCCCGACCGGTCCACCGCCCTGCTGGAGGGCGGCGACGCCCCGCTGCCCGCCATCCGGAAGGGACTGGCGACCCTGGCCCGCTGGGGCGCCGACCTGCTGGCCGTGCCGTGCAACACCGCGCACGTGTACATCGACCGGATCCGGGCGGAACTGCCGGTCCCCGTCGTCCACATCGTCGACGCGACGCTGCGGGCGGCGATGGCCCTCAGCCCGGAGGGCGGCTGGCTGGCCGCCACCACCGGTACCGTCGCCAGCGGCCTCTACCAGCGGCGGGCCGCGGAGCTGGGCTACCGGCTGGCCGTCCCCGGCCCGGCGGTCCGGGCGCGGATCCACCACGCCGCCGTCCTGGTCAAGGCGGGCCGTACGGACGAGGGCGGGCGGCTGCTCGCGTCGGCCGTCCGCCCGCTGTGGCGCGAGGAGCGCCTGCCGGTGCTGACCGCGTGCACGGAACTTCCGCTGGCCTACGACGCGTCCGGGCTGCCCGCGGCGGCGACGGTCTCCAGCCTGGACGCCCTCGCGACGGCCTGCGTGGACGCCCTCTACCCCGCTCCCGCCCGGCCCTCCTCCCGCGCGGCCGGACTGACGGCGGCGGCGTAG
- a CDS encoding extracellular solute-binding protein, with the protein MHPAPDDTVVIEAWLSEFPFPDFLEPIRERAREFEKAHPGHRINIRGFSYQELPDAIARAAAAGRAPAVATYYAGASQLARDARAQDGSPLFVSVEKAVAGRTEILGEAVVLDDFLPGVREYYTVDGDFTTMPLTLSTMLLYANTTVLRRAGVAAAPRTWEDTTAACEAVARLADGPRHGIAWPVDGKFLQHAVAQQGAPLADAGNGRHGRATRIDLASDAVKAYVDWWRGLHRAGHYLHTGVQEDWAGTFRAFADQEVALRLSSSFDANYMVRAAAAAGFDIEVGVLPRNGALPCAGNWIGGDSLWLADGLDEATRDGALAFMQYLNSPRAAAAWHKASGSAPATYGCIALLEEEGWFDAHPHHRATSEQLELRAGPPEAHGAVLGAFHAVQIVFMAAMEEILAEGADPDARLARATAEAQGHLDAYNAYALGTGPETPDCLTVRI; encoded by the coding sequence ATGCATCCCGCCCCGGACGACACCGTCGTCATCGAGGCATGGCTGTCCGAGTTCCCGTTCCCCGACTTCCTGGAGCCGATCCGGGAACGCGCCCGGGAGTTCGAGAAGGCCCACCCCGGGCACCGGATCAACATCCGCGGCTTCTCCTACCAGGAGCTTCCCGACGCGATCGCCCGGGCGGCCGCCGCGGGCCGGGCCCCCGCGGTCGCCACCTACTACGCCGGAGCCTCGCAGCTGGCGCGCGACGCCCGCGCCCAGGACGGCAGCCCGCTCTTCGTCTCCGTGGAGAAGGCCGTCGCCGGACGCACGGAGATCCTCGGCGAGGCGGTCGTCCTCGACGACTTCCTGCCGGGCGTCCGCGAGTACTACACCGTCGACGGCGACTTCACGACGATGCCGCTGACCCTCTCGACCATGCTGCTCTACGCCAACACCACCGTGCTGCGCCGCGCCGGGGTCGCCGCCGCGCCCCGGACCTGGGAGGACACCACGGCCGCGTGCGAGGCCGTCGCCCGCCTCGCCGACGGCCCCCGGCACGGCATCGCCTGGCCCGTCGACGGCAAGTTCCTGCAACACGCGGTCGCCCAGCAGGGCGCCCCGCTCGCCGACGCGGGCAACGGGCGACACGGCCGGGCCACCCGCATCGACCTGGCCTCCGACGCGGTGAAGGCGTACGTGGACTGGTGGCGCGGCCTGCACCGGGCCGGGCACTACCTGCACACCGGCGTGCAGGAGGACTGGGCCGGCACCTTCAGGGCCTTCGCCGACCAGGAGGTGGCCCTGCGGCTGAGCTCGTCCTTCGACGCCAACTACATGGTGCGGGCGGCGGCCGCCGCCGGCTTCGACATCGAGGTCGGCGTCCTGCCCCGCAACGGTGCCCTGCCCTGCGCCGGCAACTGGATCGGCGGGGACTCGCTCTGGCTCGCGGACGGCCTGGACGAGGCGACCCGGGACGGCGCGCTGGCGTTCATGCAGTACCTGAACAGCCCCCGCGCGGCGGCCGCCTGGCACAAGGCCAGCGGCTCCGCCCCGGCGACGTACGGGTGCATCGCCCTGCTGGAGGAGGAGGGCTGGTTCGACGCGCACCCGCACCACCGGGCCACGAGCGAGCAGCTCGAACTGCGCGCCGGCCCGCCCGAGGCCCACGGCGCGGTGCTGGGCGCGTTCCATGCGGTGCAGATCGTGTTCATGGCCGCGATGGAGGAGATCCTGGCCGAGGGCGCCGACCCGGACGCCCGCCTCGCCCGGGCCACCGCCGAAGCCCAGGGGCACCTCGACGCGTACAACGCCTACGCGCTCGGGACCGGCCCGGAGACCCCCGACTGCCTCACGGTCCGCATCTGA
- a CDS encoding glycosyltransferase family 2 protein, with protein MVLTRPRVGVAVLTMGDRMPELLALLESVAKQDEPATRVVVVGNGTALMGLPDGVIAVELDENLGVPSGRNVAWQRLREFGDVDVLVDLDDDGLLIDTGVFRRIADLYWEDPHLGIVSFRIADETGTTQRRHVPRLRAKNPMRPGLVTTFLGGGHALSMPMLEQTGGWPDAFFFTHEETDLAWRAIDRDWDVLYEPRLVLQHPKTSPARHTIYHRMTARNRVWLAKRHLPAPLVPVYLGVWVVLTVVRAKSLAGLRASFGGFAEGIRTSGGPRRPIRWWTVWRMSRLGRPPVV; from the coding sequence ATGGTCTTGACCCGGCCGCGTGTGGGTGTTGCCGTGCTGACCATGGGCGACCGCATGCCTGAGCTGCTGGCCTTGCTGGAGTCGGTGGCCAAGCAGGACGAGCCCGCCACCAGGGTTGTCGTCGTCGGGAACGGGACGGCTCTCATGGGGTTGCCGGACGGCGTGATCGCGGTGGAACTGGATGAGAACCTCGGGGTGCCAAGTGGCCGCAACGTCGCTTGGCAACGGCTGCGCGAGTTCGGTGACGTGGACGTGCTCGTGGACCTGGACGACGACGGGCTCCTGATCGACACAGGCGTGTTCCGGCGGATCGCGGACCTGTACTGGGAGGACCCCCATTTGGGCATCGTCAGTTTCCGGATCGCGGACGAGACCGGCACGACCCAGCGGCGCCACGTGCCCCGCCTGCGGGCCAAAAATCCGATGCGGCCAGGTCTTGTGACGACGTTCCTGGGCGGCGGGCACGCACTGTCGATGCCTATGCTGGAGCAAACCGGTGGCTGGCCGGACGCGTTCTTCTTCACACATGAGGAGACCGATTTGGCCTGGCGTGCAATCGACCGGGACTGGGACGTCCTCTACGAGCCGCGACTCGTTCTCCAGCACCCGAAGACCTCGCCGGCCCGGCACACCATCTACCACCGGATGACGGCACGGAACCGGGTGTGGCTTGCCAAGCGGCATCTGCCTGCGCCTCTCGTGCCGGTCTACCTCGGGGTGTGGGTGGTGCTGACCGTGGTCCGTGCGAAGTCCCTGGCGGGATTGCGGGCGTCGTTCGGCGGGTTCGCCGAGGGCATCCGGACCAGCGGGGGCCCTCGGCGTCCCATCAGGTGGTGGACGGTGTGGCGGATGTCCCGACTGGGCAGACCGCCGGTCGTCTAA
- a CDS encoding NAD-dependent epimerase/dehydratase family protein, with the protein MALADVAACTREPLAAIDTNIAGTQSVLDAVAATDRIRRMVFVSSASVYGDGNPEETDTPELLTMRQLLESVLGRIPPQFHEFTRRRPVSVYGNTKAWGEEQTSLILGQVGTSYAIVRYFSVYGEPQTVKPNSHSWVVAWFAARAHLGLPLHLNGGGRQMRDMVHVDDIAEGTLRALVSPRAHTETVNIGTGIPTSVRQVAELVREHYPNTGFLDTPLPAGDPLGGYAATRRMENILGWKPKVTVAQGVARYVNWLRDTPAAAPGWLRESTAA; encoded by the coding sequence TTGGCTCTAGCGGACGTGGCTGCGTGCACCCGTGAACCGCTGGCCGCCATCGACACCAACATCGCCGGCACCCAGAGTGTCCTGGACGCTGTTGCCGCAACGGACCGTATCCGGCGCATGGTGTTCGTCTCCTCCGCGAGCGTCTACGGCGACGGCAACCCGGAGGAGACCGACACTCCCGAGCTGCTGACCATGCGGCAGTTGCTGGAGTCGGTGCTCGGCCGCATCCCGCCGCAGTTCCACGAGTTCACCCGCCGTCGGCCAGTGTCGGTCTACGGGAACACCAAGGCATGGGGCGAGGAACAGACCTCTCTCATCCTCGGCCAGGTAGGGACCTCGTACGCGATCGTCCGGTACTTCTCCGTCTACGGCGAACCGCAGACTGTCAAGCCGAACTCGCACTCCTGGGTGGTCGCCTGGTTCGCCGCCCGCGCTCATCTGGGGCTTCCCCTGCACCTCAATGGAGGTGGCCGACAGATGCGGGACATGGTGCACGTGGATGACATCGCCGAGGGCACACTGCGGGCCCTGGTCAGCCCGCGTGCCCACACCGAGACCGTGAACATCGGGACCGGCATCCCGACCAGCGTCCGCCAGGTCGCGGAACTGGTCCGTGAGCACTACCCGAACACGGGCTTCTTGGACACCCCACTGCCCGCCGGCGATCCGCTCGGCGGGTACGCGGCCACCCGCCGGATGGAGAACATCCTGGGCTGGAAGCCGAAGGTCACCGTCGCCCAGGGCGTGGCCCGCTACGTCAACTGGCTGAGGGACACCCCGGCCGCCGCCCCCGGCTGGCTGCGGGAGTCCACGGCGGCTTAG
- a CDS encoding condensation domain-containing protein has protein sequence MTTHPAPATTAAAETGTGTPERACARCGISGRYPGIAFDAAGICDLCTMYERHGTEIDAYFGDVERFVSLVRARAAERGSDVDCLLLYSGGKDSSYVLYRLIDLGLRVRTFTFDNGFISRTALRNVEKITSELGIEHVTATHADQDRVFLRSLQQHKSVCNGCFRSLLDLSTRHAHDLGIPTIVTGLSRGQIMDERLSWFHRQGIFDPAEIEPGLKEGRRVYHQAGGGIAPEVVDSVEVVDYYRYSDVTKDGIRALLHERSDLWAQPGDTGFCSSNCMINDAGVLVHTRERGFHNYEAPTRWEVRLGHLERAEADEELRMPAATPRVRKMLLRIGYPLPEAGTVRPAAGAPAAERTLPATATAPTAATASTADGDSAAATVSAADGRRTPLTPAQRQVLARAGNTPGRQGRALLLEAKDPADSALARRSTLALLLHHEALRLRFAERDGGWEQYDAGVSGALPVLRLDASGRDAPAEAGLLHAAVDRLRSRISLTDGPLLQFALVDRGPLPARLLLVVHELLADIRSWRTLLRDLSALWAAGGETPLPPTESFLHRAAAVAPGAADRFGRPGPGPARSPAADAGAREPVRIRTDCGAPASATRVAAALSAVLADLGDEPGVEVLDHTAEDGPRGIGRWALAQAPSSGAPAPIRYEHFGDLAALLPAGSPFALVAADEADFTVLPGTGRDAVTVSGVVRQGVLHLDWWCPPGPRGRLLAAAVPERVARRLTAAADPAAP, from the coding sequence ATGACCACGCACCCCGCTCCTGCGACCACCGCTGCGGCCGAGACCGGCACCGGCACCCCCGAGCGGGCCTGCGCCCGCTGCGGGATCAGCGGCCGCTACCCCGGCATCGCCTTCGACGCGGCCGGCATCTGCGACCTGTGCACGATGTACGAGCGCCACGGGACCGAGATCGACGCCTACTTCGGCGACGTGGAGCGATTCGTCTCGCTGGTCCGCGCCCGGGCCGCGGAGCGCGGCTCCGACGTCGACTGCCTGCTGCTCTACAGCGGCGGCAAGGACAGCTCGTACGTGCTGTACCGGCTGATCGATCTCGGCCTGCGCGTGCGGACCTTCACCTTCGACAACGGCTTCATCTCCAGGACCGCCCTGCGCAACGTGGAGAAGATCACCTCCGAACTCGGCATCGAGCACGTCACCGCCACCCACGCCGACCAGGACAGGGTCTTCCTGCGCAGCCTCCAGCAGCACAAGAGCGTGTGCAACGGCTGCTTCCGCTCCCTGCTGGACCTGAGCACCCGGCACGCCCACGACCTCGGCATCCCGACCATCGTCACGGGCCTGTCGCGCGGTCAGATCATGGACGAGCGGCTGTCCTGGTTCCACCGTCAGGGCATCTTCGACCCGGCCGAGATCGAGCCGGGTCTGAAAGAGGGCCGCCGGGTCTACCACCAGGCAGGCGGGGGCATCGCCCCCGAGGTGGTCGACTCCGTCGAGGTCGTCGACTACTACCGGTACTCCGACGTCACCAAGGACGGCATCCGGGCGCTGCTGCACGAGCGCTCCGACCTGTGGGCGCAGCCGGGCGACACCGGCTTCTGCAGCTCCAACTGCATGATCAACGACGCGGGTGTCCTCGTGCACACCCGTGAGCGCGGCTTCCACAACTACGAGGCGCCCACCCGTTGGGAGGTGCGCCTCGGGCACCTGGAGCGGGCGGAGGCGGACGAGGAACTGCGCATGCCGGCCGCGACCCCGCGGGTGCGCAAGATGCTGCTGCGGATCGGCTACCCGCTCCCCGAGGCGGGGACGGTCCGCCCCGCGGCCGGTGCCCCGGCGGCGGAACGGACCCTGCCCGCGACCGCCACTGCCCCCACGGCCGCCACTGCCTCCACGGCCGACGGCGACTCCGCGGCCGCCACCGTCTCCGCGGCCGACGGGCGCCGCACGCCGCTGACGCCCGCTCAGCGGCAGGTGCTGGCCCGCGCCGGGAACACCCCCGGCCGCCAGGGCAGGGCCCTGCTCCTCGAGGCGAAGGACCCGGCCGACTCCGCCCTGGCCCGCCGGTCGACGCTGGCGCTCCTGCTGCACCACGAGGCGCTGCGGCTGCGGTTCGCCGAGCGCGACGGCGGGTGGGAGCAGTACGACGCCGGGGTGTCCGGTGCCCTTCCCGTGCTGCGCCTGGACGCCTCCGGGCGGGACGCCCCGGCGGAGGCCGGGCTGCTGCACGCGGCCGTGGACCGGCTGCGGTCGCGGATCAGCCTCACCGACGGCCCGCTGCTGCAGTTCGCCCTGGTCGACCGCGGTCCGCTCCCGGCCCGGCTGCTCCTCGTCGTGCACGAACTGCTGGCCGACATCCGCTCCTGGCGGACGCTGCTGCGGGACCTGTCCGCTCTCTGGGCAGCCGGCGGAGAGACGCCGCTCCCGCCGACGGAGTCGTTTCTGCACCGCGCGGCGGCCGTCGCGCCGGGCGCGGCCGACCGCTTCGGCCGCCCGGGTCCGGGCCCGGCGCGGTCACCGGCGGCGGACGCCGGCGCACGGGAGCCGGTACGGATCCGGACGGACTGCGGCGCGCCCGCGAGCGCGACGCGGGTGGCCGCGGCGCTGTCGGCGGTCCTCGCCGACCTGGGCGACGAGCCGGGCGTCGAGGTCCTCGACCACACGGCCGAGGACGGGCCCCGGGGCATCGGCCGGTGGGCCCTGGCACAGGCCCCGTCGTCCGGCGCGCCCGCACCGATCCGCTACGAGCACTTCGGCGACCTCGCCGCGCTGCTGCCGGCCGGCTCCCCCTTCGCGCTCGTCGCCGCGGACGAGGCCGACTTCACCGTCCTGCCCGGGACCGGCCGGGACGCGGTGACGGTCAGCGGCGTGGTCCGGCAGGGGGTGCTCCACCTGGACTGGTGGTGCCCGCCCGGCCCGCGGGGCCGGCTGCTCGCCGCCGCGGTACCCGAGCGGGTGGCGCGCCGGCTGACGGCGGCCGCGGACCCAGCGGCACCATGA
- a CDS encoding LbetaH domain-containing protein — protein sequence MDPIVLGNYITAPTVGAIATTTYRGLEKFGLADFLARWRGLQHEALTMLGEDQRIHPSASIHPTAIIGEDVIIGPNVKVHEFTTVRKGSVLCAGAQVGFNCEVTAAFVGEDAVLGHRIGVNRTIIGARAHLSASVTVAAINMTTDMRRPDREVIIRTGLGLYRCGTTQFGAVIGDDTQTGNSISIGPGVAIGRRCQITSGVALAIRGIPQDCTVSAPHATEATVRRRRRTLPPSQTTK from the coding sequence ATGGATCCCATCGTCCTCGGCAACTACATCACCGCCCCCACCGTCGGTGCCATCGCCACCACTACTTACCGGGGGCTGGAGAAGTTCGGACTGGCCGACTTCCTGGCCCGGTGGCGGGGCCTCCAGCACGAGGCCCTGACCATGCTCGGCGAAGACCAGCGCATCCATCCGAGTGCGTCCATCCACCCCACGGCGATCATCGGGGAAGACGTGATCATCGGCCCGAACGTCAAAGTCCACGAGTTCACCACCGTCCGCAAAGGCAGCGTCCTCTGTGCTGGGGCGCAAGTCGGCTTCAACTGCGAGGTCACCGCGGCATTCGTGGGAGAGGACGCCGTCTTGGGACACCGGATCGGCGTGAACCGGACGATCATCGGAGCGAGAGCGCACCTCTCCGCGAGCGTCACCGTGGCCGCCATCAATATGACCACCGACATGCGCAGGCCCGACCGCGAGGTCATCATCCGCACTGGCCTCGGCCTCTACCGCTGTGGAACAACCCAGTTCGGGGCTGTCATCGGCGACGACACCCAGACCGGCAACAGCATCAGCATCGGTCCCGGCGTCGCTATCGGCCGTCGATGTCAGATCACCAGCGGCGTCGCCCTCGCCATCCGCGGCATCCCGCAGGACTGCACCGTCAGCGCCCCACACGCGACGGAAGCCACCGTTCGCCGCCGTCGCCGCACCCTGCCGCCCAGCCAGACCACCAAGTAG
- a CDS encoding NAD-dependent epimerase/dehydratase family protein has product MHHPSDLSALAGSTVLVTGGAGLIGSRIVAQLRVLGARPVALCTMSAYPERVYADLFGVHVSDPDVVLGDIRDTALVRKLVSDSDYVIHAAALAARP; this is encoded by the coding sequence GTGCACCACCCCTCAGACCTATCCGCCCTGGCCGGCAGCACCGTGCTGGTGACCGGCGGCGCGGGCCTCATCGGTTCCCGGATCGTCGCCCAGCTCCGGGTTCTGGGCGCCCGCCCCGTCGCTCTGTGCACCATGAGCGCCTACCCCGAGCGCGTATACGCCGACTTGTTCGGGGTCCACGTGTCGGACCCCGATGTGGTCCTGGGCGATATCCGGGACACGGCGCTGGTCCGCAAGCTCGTCTCCGACTCGGACTACGTGATCCACGCTGCCGCTCTAGCGGCAAGGCCGTGA
- a CDS encoding tetratricopeptide repeat protein gives MAESGDPRRLQRQHARRWMIGERSPEHWWPYIAQVLNLDPESINLPETGPGELLTDTVASVLCLGRSDVDRRIFITASSGYALAALGLPDPESIIRRTRGTPAGAVRVGRGEVAAVKQMVKALGDSASELGGGHARHLAVRYLTEDVRPWLNGRFTAATGRELYAAASQLVHLAGWMAQDEGDTPHLRGLAQGYYAHAFRLAAEAGEPELSATALRGLAVQCVELGFRAEAVQLGEACVEYGGHVRNGRAVAYYEATLANAAAQDDDRRTATRHLGLSETAIGKPTATGGESWAAHYSPGRWAHESGMILSRLGDLDAAEEHLHLALEIHGVDRRRTRAIVLADLGCVRLRQGDVDGALDTWSDFVECADGIQSVKVQAALRDMRVRLCRFQSLPRAQDLRERAGRIDG, from the coding sequence ATGGCTGAGAGTGGTGATCCCCGCCGCTTACAACGCCAGCACGCTCGCCGCTGGATGATCGGCGAGCGGAGCCCGGAGCACTGGTGGCCGTACATCGCCCAGGTCCTCAACCTGGACCCGGAGTCGATCAACCTTCCCGAGACCGGGCCGGGTGAACTCCTCACGGATACCGTTGCATCAGTCCTATGCCTGGGAAGGAGCGATGTGGACCGCCGGATCTTCATCACCGCGTCCAGCGGATATGCCCTGGCGGCCCTTGGTCTGCCCGACCCCGAGAGCATCATCCGCCGCACCCGCGGCACCCCAGCCGGAGCGGTCCGCGTAGGCAGGGGCGAAGTGGCTGCCGTCAAGCAGATGGTCAAGGCTCTGGGCGACTCCGCTTCCGAACTCGGCGGAGGCCACGCTCGCCATCTGGCCGTGCGCTACCTCACCGAAGACGTCCGCCCTTGGCTGAACGGGCGGTTCACCGCAGCCACCGGCCGAGAGCTGTACGCCGCGGCCTCCCAGCTCGTCCACCTGGCCGGATGGATGGCCCAGGACGAGGGCGACACCCCACATCTGCGGGGGCTCGCCCAGGGCTACTACGCGCATGCCTTCCGTCTCGCCGCCGAGGCCGGGGAGCCCGAGTTGTCCGCCACTGCCTTGCGGGGACTCGCAGTGCAGTGCGTCGAGCTGGGCTTCCGGGCGGAGGCCGTGCAACTCGGCGAAGCCTGTGTCGAGTACGGCGGTCACGTACGCAACGGCCGCGCCGTCGCCTACTACGAGGCCACCCTCGCGAACGCCGCCGCCCAGGACGACGACCGCAGGACGGCCACCCGGCATCTGGGCCTGTCCGAGACGGCGATCGGCAAGCCGACCGCGACCGGCGGCGAGTCTTGGGCGGCTCACTACTCGCCCGGCCGGTGGGCCCACGAGTCCGGGATGATCCTCTCCCGGCTCGGCGACCTCGATGCCGCCGAGGAACACCTCCATCTCGCTCTGGAGATCCACGGTGTGGACCGGCGTCGCACCCGTGCCATCGTCCTGGCCGACCTCGGCTGCGTTCGCCTCCGCCAAGGCGACGTGGACGGTGCCCTCGACACCTGGAGCGACTTCGTCGAGTGTGCCGACGGCATCCAGTCGGTGAAGGTACAGGCCGCTCTGCGAGACATGCGCGTACGGTTGTGCCGCTTCCAGAGCCTGCCCCGGGCCCAGGACCTTCGCGAGCGGGCCGGCCGCATCGACGGCTGA
- a CDS encoding molybdopterin dinucleotide binding domain-containing protein: MARLCLIAAGQGADADPAAVDETVLGELLGAGVQIPGSPFEGMEVAEARALLDGDSGPELMLDAMLRLGPYGLSLAELREHPHGIDLGPLEPRLKEVLGTESGLVRLAPAELGGEIGRLNERLAAPAPPMVLIGRRQLRSNNSWLHNIPSLTGGSNRCTLHIHPDDVARLGLDTHARIVSATGDLVVPVEPVDRIMPGVVSLPHGWGHAGSAQRTASLHPGVNANALTDDSVTDALSGNAVFNGAPVTVAPAPAPAGTDETAAPQRVPLPVVTA; encoded by the coding sequence ATGGCCCGGCTCTGCCTGATCGCCGCCGGCCAGGGCGCCGACGCCGACCCCGCCGCGGTCGACGAGACGGTGCTCGGCGAACTCCTCGGCGCCGGGGTCCAGATCCCCGGCTCCCCCTTCGAGGGCATGGAGGTCGCCGAGGCCCGCGCCCTGCTCGACGGCGACAGCGGCCCCGAGCTGATGCTCGACGCGATGCTGCGCCTCGGCCCGTACGGGCTCTCCCTCGCCGAACTGCGGGAGCACCCCCACGGGATCGACCTCGGCCCGCTCGAGCCGCGGCTGAAGGAGGTGCTCGGCACGGAGTCGGGACTCGTCCGGCTCGCCCCCGCCGAGCTGGGCGGGGAGATCGGCCGGCTGAACGAGCGGCTCGCCGCCCCGGCCCCGCCGATGGTGCTCATCGGCAGGCGCCAGCTCCGCTCCAACAACAGCTGGCTGCACAACATCCCGTCGCTGACGGGCGGCAGCAACCGGTGCACGCTGCACATCCACCCCGACGACGTGGCCCGGCTGGGTCTGGACACCCACGCGAGGATCGTCTCCGCAACCGGCGACCTGGTCGTGCCCGTCGAGCCCGTCGACCGCATCATGCCGGGCGTCGTCAGCCTGCCCCACGGCTGGGGACACGCCGGGTCGGCGCAGCGCACCGCCTCGCTCCACCCGGGCGTGAACGCCAACGCCCTCACCGACGACTCCGTGACCGACGCACTTTCCGGCAACGCCGTCTTCAACGGCGCCCCGGTCACGGTCGCCCCCGCCCCGGCTCCCGCCGGCACCGACGAGACCGCCGCCCCGCAGCGGGTCCCGCTCCCGGTCGTCACGGCCTGA
- a CDS encoding IS4 family transposase: MAGGRFAPGHLGELTQCIPFEMVDEALKATGRVQERLRDLPSRVVVYLLLAGCLFPEVGYLGVWRKLTGALAGLPLAAPSASALAQARRRIGATPLKWLFDLLKGPVAGPRTPGAWWHGLLVIALDGTTLTVPDTPAVLTRFTKQAGNHGGTGYPQVRLLTLVACGTRTLIDAVFGPTTSGETTHAPRLLPSLRPGMILLADRNFAAQGLINDIAATGAEVLVRLKNGRRMPILARYRDGSYLSALGPVPVRVVDCEITITTTAGKHTGLYRLATTLLDHHRHPAGELAMLYHQRWEIETAYLELKSTILGGRVLRARTPEGIDQEIYALLVVHQLLRTAMADATSTQPGTDPDRAGFSIAWQAARDQLVLAAGIIADPVVDLVGIIGRHVLAGLLPQRRLRVSPRIVKRAISKYQARGPCIDRTSYKATTGIEILAAAGP; this comes from the coding sequence GTGGCCGGAGGCCGGTTCGCACCCGGTCATCTCGGTGAACTCACCCAGTGCATCCCCTTCGAAATGGTCGACGAGGCATTGAAGGCCACGGGCAGGGTCCAGGAGCGGCTGCGGGACCTGCCATCCCGGGTGGTCGTCTACCTGCTGCTGGCCGGGTGCCTGTTCCCGGAGGTCGGATACCTCGGGGTCTGGCGCAAGCTCACCGGCGCTCTGGCCGGTCTGCCACTGGCCGCGCCGTCGGCAAGCGCGCTGGCCCAGGCCCGCCGCCGTATCGGCGCCACACCGCTGAAATGGCTGTTCGACCTGCTGAAAGGCCCGGTGGCCGGGCCACGGACACCGGGAGCATGGTGGCACGGTCTGCTGGTGATCGCGCTCGACGGCACCACCCTGACGGTCCCCGACACCCCTGCCGTCCTGACCCGGTTCACCAAGCAGGCGGGCAACCACGGCGGGACCGGCTACCCGCAGGTCCGCCTGCTGACCCTGGTCGCCTGCGGCACCCGCACCCTCATCGACGCGGTCTTCGGACCCACCACATCGGGTGAGACCACCCACGCCCCGCGCCTGCTGCCCAGCCTGCGGCCGGGGATGATCCTGCTGGCCGACCGCAACTTCGCCGCCCAGGGGCTGATCAACGACATCGCGGCCACCGGGGCCGAGGTCCTGGTCCGGCTCAAGAACGGCCGCCGGATGCCGATCCTGGCCCGCTACCGGGACGGCTCCTACCTCTCCGCCCTCGGCCCGGTACCCGTGCGCGTCGTCGACTGCGAGATCACCATCACCACCACCGCCGGGAAACACACCGGCCTCTACCGGCTCGCCACCACTCTGCTCGACCACCACCGCCACCCCGCCGGTGAACTGGCCATGCTCTACCACCAGCGCTGGGAGATCGAAACCGCCTACCTGGAACTGAAATCGACCATCCTCGGCGGCCGGGTCCTGCGCGCCCGCACCCCCGAGGGCATCGACCAGGAGATCTACGCCCTGCTGGTGGTCCACCAACTGCTGCGGACCGCCATGGCGGACGCCACCAGCACCCAGCCCGGCACCGACCCGGACCGGGCCGGCTTCTCCATCGCCTGGCAGGCCGCCCGCGACCAGCTCGTCCTGGCCGCGGGCATCATCGCCGACCCGGTCGTCGACCTCGTCGGCATCATCGGTCGGCACGTCCTGGCCGGCCTGCTGCCCCAGCGGCGGCTACGGGTCAGCCCCCGCATCGTCAAACGCGCCATCTCGAAGTACCAGGCACGAGGGCCCTGTATCGACCGGACCAGCTACAAGGCCACCACCGGCATCGAGATCCTCGCAGCCGCAGGCCCTTGA